The window GAAACTATAAATGTCTTTCTTCAGCCACTTCTAATAGGCGCTATCACACATTGTGTTTTTGGTGTAAAGATCTTGAGTTAGGGTATcaaagtaaaatacaatatgATATAACATAACacaatgcaaacacaaaacGAAATTAGTatgaaagtaaatataaagaaacgttttctttttaaagtaaTCAAGTCCAACAGCTGGAGTTTACTGGCATCTCACTTTGCTTTATTTACAAGCACCAACGattttactctaaatgtcaGACTGATTCAGCCAAAGCTTTTCGCTGTCCTCTGACCAGAAAGATTTCATCATTCATACAGCAGGACGTACTGAGGAGACTCCTCTGTCTTGGCAGGCATATGAAGTAATACAAAGATGTAGtcaaaacacatgaacactgatTATTGTGTCATTTTCACTTGGCGAGCATGCAGAATAAACCACCTACAAGCTGCctaaagttttaaaacattaaattactttttctttatctttctcctcataaacatttttaaacgtgagaaaaaaacattaattttactGAGTGATGCTACATCAACAGCACAGTGGTATGATAGTCAGCTGTTGAGACTTGACAGTAATGATAAAAACCACAAGACACATTATAAGGTATATAAGGACAAACTGTAAGGCAACCAGCATTCAAGGAAACCTGCTGGTGTCAAGTACTGGCTTGTTAGTCTCTGtgtatgaatttaaaactttGAGATGCACACGCTTGATTTGTGCATCaacatttactttactttgGTTTCTAGTCACATATCTATTCtgtttagtttttacatttactttggATTAAACAACAGGTAGTGGCTCATGTTTTCATCAATGTTTAGAGGTTATTCTTTTAAAGAAGTGTTGTTATTCATACAAGGGCACAAGcctcatttaaatatatttccagTTGTAAAAAAAGGTAATTTTGatgatattttgatatattttgccCATGTGTGATGGAATAACCAACCTATctgattctgtttttatttcatgaaacattttcacCGTTTATGTCAACAGTAGCCTTGAACATCCTCTAGTGGTGGGCCTTTTTAAGATGGCAGGTGCAGACGGGCTGACCGGAGCTGGTGCTGGGACTGGAGCTCTGATGCTCTTCTCTGTGCTTCGACTGCTCTTTGTGCTTGGGCTTTtccacctcctctgcctccctgACCTTCCTGACCTCATGGCGAGGTGACGACCTGAcatctctccccttctctcccaCCAGAGCCTTGGAGGGCATGCGCAGGTTCTTGGGGGAGGCCATGCTCTGAGTCTGGACTCTCTTGACGTGGTCGACAGCGTACGGCCTCTCCTGGAGCTCGCTTGAATTCTTGCGTCCTCCGGTTTTGTCCGCCATATACTTCCTGGGTGGATTAGCAGGGGGCTTGTAGGCCTCCAGCTTGCGCTTGTGACTCATGGCAGAGGCACAGCAGATGATGAAGACCATGACGATGAGAAGGGAGGTCACGACAATGATGATGAGAAGATGCTCCTGCAGGAAGTCCACCACTCGGCTCAGGACAAAGTCCTTCAGGCGGAtcatggtggtggtgatggtgttgGTGAGGGTGGGAGTGCCAGTGGCAGTGGTGATGAGAACAGGCGCTCTGGTCGAGAAAGAAGTTGGGAAAAGGAGTCCCAGCTCCGCTTCATCACCACTGCCGTCCATGGACATGTTGAACAGAGGAGTGGAGTGACACACACTGCACCAGAGTGACAGCAGGGTCACACAGGTGATGTGAAAAACCAAGTGGGACTTCATCCTCTCTTCTAAGtcctgcaacaacaacaacagaagactcatttaaattcttttatttgaatttaaaaaggaAGTATTAGTGAACTTAATCCTCTATGGATCCTCTAACACAGTGTTTCCCAAATTTTTTGACTGTGAGCAGTTCAACTTAAGAAAGATGTGTccttctcacatggtttcatttgtttaatttgtttttagagGTCTGAAGAGGTAAAACTTTCCAGTATTTAGCGACTGAAAAAAAGCTAACATTAGATACACCTCAGAGAGAATAATAAGTGAACTGTGAGTTAAGTTTTTAGCCATGAGGCATCAACATATGGATGGAAATGTATCTCCATCTGTCAGTTTACTGAAATACCTTTACTGAATGGATTGACATGAGGTCTGGTACAGATATGTATGGTTCTGGTGAGAcctgcaggtcaaagttttcacctatccagtgaaatatttcatcatctaCTGAATGAATTGACATGGACATTCATAGTtcacagatgatgaatcctaatgatgtTGTTGAtcctctgtcttttcctttAGCGGCActatgaggttcacatttgtgctTTTGAGTGGAACATCTTGACAActatgaattgtaataactttggtgattaattttcctccttcctttttaactggtttatgaccaaatacctgcaaaactattattaaataataataacataaaatggtgaatatgatgaacattacacctgctaaacagcatttactgcagctcaaagcaCAAAGTCCAACTTCTGTGTACagactcacagagctgctaacgtGGCTGTAGACTTTGTTGGTTTTTCTATTGTGACACTACCGAGGTTAAGAATAAACTTTCATGAACAGATacattttttcctccttctttctttttaatcatcttgtgacaCATCAGACTTATCTTGTGACTCCTTGGTGGGTCCCAACCCCCGTGTTGGGCACCACTccactaaaataaaacagtgtttttaagTGCTGTTTCCATCTGTAATGTAACTACAGTCTCCATCTTGACTCAGGTTTTTCTAGATTTCTTCCATTCCTCATCTCACACCAGATCTATTTTAGCAGGCAGCAGAGTAGCCATTACTTATTTGGGGTGGAGGCAGTGAGTTTGGTGCTGGAGGCCTTATAATTTGTAAAGTAGAGGGAGGCCACCCATCCACCACACCAAAGCCAGAAGGAAGCTATAATGCAGAGGGTGCACAGAGGCGTGGGAGACCTGTGGCTGTGGCCTCTATATTTACACTGGGCAGCGACTGCTGTACACCAGCCCACATCAGCACAAACCTGATGAGGATATTTCTGCTTCCAGAGAAACCTACATTTACTGACAGTACAACGGACTAAATAAACCTCCCGACCCAATATTACTT of the Thunnus maccoyii chromosome 9, fThuMac1.1, whole genome shotgun sequence genome contains:
- the tmem119a gene encoding transmembrane protein 119, producing the protein MIRLKDFVLSRVVDFLQEHLLIIIVVTSLLIVMVFIICCASAMSHKRKLEAYKPPANPPRKYMADKTGGRKNSSELQERPYAVDHVKRVQTQSMASPKNLRMPSKALVGEKGRDVRSSPRHEVRKVREAEEVEKPKHKEQSKHREEHQSSSPSTSSGQPVCTCHLKKAHH